CCCGCACTAGGTGCCTACCAAATAATCTCGTAcacaatgaaataaattaagtgtACTGGTCAAACACAAACTGACTTGGCGTAAAAATATTGGGTgaatcaaaatattagaacgcccacataatttattttcatgaatAATGCTAAAGAAACTAAAGGATGACAAACTGAtgataaaatgaattataatatcgTAAAGTGTTATGTGattgttttaacattttttttttctaaagctGTGTagttttacaattaattatgtCTTCCTTCtatgttaatttttctatcTAGATGTCGGTGCTCTATTTTCATTTGCTTTTAGATCTATCGTTCAAATTAGCCTTGACCGGCCTACTTGAGATAAATTAAGTGTATACTGGTCAATCACGAATTGAGTTGGCTTAATAGAAACATCACAAAgtctatataatttattttattttatttttttttaaggacaCTTATATTCTTAACATTTGAGAAAATGATTATGTAGAATTCCTAAATTCTCATTAAAGAGATATCAAGACCCCTGTCGGCTATAATACCCTTTGGcttcattaacaaaataattgactctaatattttacaatctattagataattttttatattaattaaattttataacaaatagaaacataatattaaaaaatatatattaaaatttaaattatttttaatattatatcaaataataattttaatatttttaatacatgggatattttatcaattataaaatttatttaacccaaagacttattcaaattttttataataaatacaaatatttactaaaataaaaatattaatttacatattttaaattattttaaatattaaaaggtaattaatattattagtctactagactaattttgttatttatattatatttggatttaataattaaaaaatttacagtcaattttttaattattaaatccaAATGGCAAtatgattaaaagaaaaaaggagtattggtgtcttttttgaaaaaaaattaggatttacatgattattttctcaaattttagaGTTATACATatctcctttttattttaaaatatagaagaTGGATAAAGTCTACATCAATTTTTAACCCATTTATCTCTATAATTAGAACTCTGGTGACTAGTTTAATAAAACttctagaaaattaaaaatctcaggatttttttaaatcccgTTTAAGCATGTCTTTGCTGGACTGaagtcaaaataaatttttctaccGTTCCCTATTGAAGACCCCTCGATTAGACCCACAGGAGCAAAATAAccataatttttaactaaagtAATTTGTGGGTTGTgactatttttgtttttagtatACTCTGTATTGCATTTGCTTTTGCTTCATTAGTTAAGAGGAGCAGACAGTAATAAATATTGAGCCAATATACGTAATATTGATATAGGAAGCCTCATTCCTTTGCATTACCCACCGCCTACTATCAGCCCAGTGTCAGCCTCATTCCCTCGCAGActacgatgatgatgatgatgaattgatgatgCGGTTGGTCAAATATGCAATTTCCAATCTGTCATGCCTTGAAAATATATCACCACCGTCAGTTCCGCGTTTCCTGGACCCAGATCAGCATCTCATCACATGGATTTGTTACTCTTCATCATATCAATCATATTTATGATGTCGTAACACAGTGACATCTGTTCTGAGGCAGAAAGCAGGGTCTGTGATTTCATGAACCATAATATAACTTcacgagaaaaaaaaaaaaaaacagaatatAAGAAGTGGGCCATTTGCATCACAGCTAAGTCAGCAATGCCATGTGAACTTTCGAGGAGAGCCACTTCTGCTTGCTGAACATACGTATTTATTGGCCTTTACTGGAAAAAAATATAGCACCCTACTACTCTTCATACCATAACACACTATAAAAATGTGACACACGATGATCACAAGCCTTCAATAAGCTCCAAGGTCTTCACTTTTCTTCACCTTCTCAATTTAACATACTCTAGATTCATCAGTTCAGGATACATCAATTCATGGGTATCCGTCTGCCAGCAATGATACATAATGCAAAGCAAATACTCAAATTGCATTCTAAGGACCAATCTGGTGTTCCGAAAGGCCATGTAGTAGTTTATGTCGGGGAACTCCAAAAGACGAGGTTTGTGGTTCCAATATCTTACTTGAATCATCCGTCATTCATTGATTTGCTTAACCGAGCAGAGGAAGAGTTCGGATTCAATCATCCGATGGGTGGTCTAACGATTCCCTGCAGAGAAGATGCCTTCATCAATATCACTTTCAACTGAATGCTGccttttgaagaagaaagcacAGCAATCCATCTTGCACAGTTTCTGCTGTCTCCCTTTTGCCCCTAAGGGAGTTGGAAAATTTGTACTAACATTGTTTATAAGTTTCCTGATACGCAAGACTTCTTTGGGCagggaaaattaaattgctttCCCGTCAAACATCAGTGATCGAAAAAGAAGTTCTTTTGTTCTTCAAATCGTGTGTACTTTTCAATTCTACTGTAAATTGCTTGTTCAATATATCCACTCATGTAACATTTAACTACCTGGTGATTATTCTATTGTCTCAAACTAAAATGCTCCTGATCTTCGTGTTTCTTCAATTACATTTCTTATAGGAATAATATGAAACGATAAATATATAGTAAGCCACGAGATATAACCATGAGACCTTGAAAATCGAATCGAACAACTGCTACTGACTTCAGAATGATGAAGAAAACACGTATTGCTCCTATCAATTTAAAGAAAACACTACACAACAGGACACAGAGAATACACACAGATAACCTAATCCTCATCTGTAAAATGAAAGTCTTCAGCATTCACAATGGGGAGGCAACAATGAATCGCAGCAGAGTActgatttttttcccccaaacaaTCAAAGACTCAAAGGTCCATCTTCATACACAATGCATTTATGAGGCAAACATTTTGCTAGTTTGATGGagcaaattcaaatattttgcatGTAAACCAGATATCTTGGATCATAGTGACAAGTGACTGAACATGCATACTGGCCAAGGAAAATCATACTGCAATTTTCTGTCTAGCAACAAGATCACATGCATTAGCTTTTGTCTATTATCCAGTCTACAATAGCTAAGTATTTTAATTGGATAATGATCAGAGTCTTCAGCAAAACATGTAGGGTTGCTGCACCTTATGCTCAAGAGTGGAGATGTTTGATCTATTTCAGTGTCAAAAGGCATGTGAATTTTTCATAGAAGCAGGTCGCTCAATAATCTAATTGCCAATATTCTTCTATCCACCTTCCACAAATAACATATTTCATTGCAAACACAAAGTTCTCTGCAAACACAGTCAACTAATTATGTCATGTTCCAGCATACAGCAAGAGAAGATCACCaaataaaaaagggaaaaaaatgtgtgtgcCTACTTTATGCCGTATTTCTCAAAACTTTCTagcattatattatatttaaaaagtgGTTATAAAGATTACAGCACTATAATTTCAGAAAAGGTTAGGTCCTTTAGACTGCAGTGTTTTAGATACATGACAGTGACAAGTACAATCTAATAGATGTTATACAAGCAGCATACACCTTTgtatattttatgatatataaCACATGAGACTCATTCGCTAAATTACATAAACAGTTAAAAGTTTTGCACCTGAAGTTTCCAGCAATAATAAAGACATTTGAGGCATCAACAACAATCGTGACCTTTGCGATTTATTatgcttttcaaaatgaacTACAGGTGCCTCTACCCACTTCATGAATAGCAACGAGATCTGAAGCTCCATTATTGTTTTTCATCATCCTCCCCTATAACTCATACACTGAATTTGTAGAAACAAGAAGAATTCTGCAGCTATGGCTCACGTATGGAAAGCCCAAAAATAGAACATATTCCAAATGTTTTCCCTGCTGGCAGCCATAAACATTTCCCTTTTTACTCCAAAGAGAGATTGCCAGTCCGAATGTTGCGCTGCTGATGGGTGATAAATTTTCCCAATTGCAATGAGCTCAGCTCTCCTGGTTTTCCACTGAAAGGAGATGCAAGCTTCGGTTGAAACCATCTTTTTAAGGCAAGCCCATTGATTCTGATTTTTCCATATGATCCATTTCCTTGATTAGGAAGTCCCAGCCTTCTCAACAGTGCTGCAATTGCTTGGGTGGTCCTGTCaaccaaataataaacattCAGAATCATTTTCATGTGCATTCATTCAAATTGAGGCACTTAATATATGTAAGACTGGAGATTTAGCACTGGGATActgaatttgattgaatttgtcCAGACAATAAATGATGGGAAGTACTCCAAGACCTATTTGCTAACAAAATTTTCACACTTCCATAATTAGGATTTGACAACTAAAATGCTTTTTTGGTGGTAAAACCATCAAGAATGCAGAATATAATAATACCAGCCATACATCTCCATATCTTGCTTATTTAGTTTGATCATCCGAATTTAGTAGGTGTCAACTAGCTCAGTTGGTAAAATCTCTTGGGTGGAAAACAAAAGGTCCATGGTTCGAATCCCATTCACACGGTGGGGAGCGGATTGGATGCCATTaggctaaataataataataataataaaaaggttTGATAATCTGaatgtttaaattttcatgGTTATTCGCTGATGATACATTGATGgcaattatttttggtttctaAAATCCGAGCAGCAAAACATGTAAGGCTTTGGTTCATCAACCACTGTTTTTGACTAGCTTGGTTGCTCACTCACAATTTTTACCGCAAATATCTAAACTTTTTTGGGAAATGGGGAGAAAAGGAACAACAGATGGAtatcatttcattttaaactCAGAAAGAAGCTGTTCTCACCTTTCTGCAATATCAATAGTTTTCTCCCCTCCAACAGACTTGATTTGAGTCTTTTCCACAGGCAGTAAAATGTTTACATTGGGTAATTTCGCCCCTGTCATAATTGAGGGTGGTAAAAATTAACAGGTACTAGCATCAAgctataaaaatacaaattaaaatttgctATCCTTTCTACTCTGCTgaatttatctattattttattatttagtattataCTGTACATTAAAATGGAGAACAGGAAGAACCGAAGAGATACATAGAAAGGTATATAACTGACTGCAGAATAGACTCCCCTGTCAATGAACCATATTCTTGATATTACTGCATAGATTTATGGTAGAATTCTTCTTCTGAAACTAATTCTTCTTGCAGAGAATGGCTATTTgacagaaataaaatcatttaaattgaTGGAAATAGAATCATTTAAACTGAAAACACATTACAAATAAAAGAGAAGcttaaactatttatattcCAAAAGGATGTTGTCAAAAGCTTCCTAAAAGCTATAGAGAAACAACATGCAGCACATaattctttttagtttttaataatatccAGTTATCCAAAAATTCATTGAATTGAATGACTTTGAACTAGAAATTGAGTTAGAATGGTAAATACACATCAGagaccaaaaaataaatgcagacAACATTACCAGCGGCAAGCCGATGTCTGAGGCCTTTCAGTATAGTTAAAAGGTATACCTGGAAAATTTCAGTaacagaaaatgaataaatgaataccCGAACCACAGTACCATCTCTTTGCTCCACCACAGCACAAACCAGTGGGattcttattaattgtgttttcttttccttttttaatatatttctaCTGAGCATATCTTATGATAATCAACAAAGGTTAGGGATGAAAAGTACCTGACTACACACAATGAATAAAAGGCGTTTCAGAGGAAGAAAAACAGAGAAATGAATAAAACTATGAAGCAGAAAACATTCTAGCTTAATGAAAGCTTAAACCGTCCAAATTATAAGAACTCTGAAAGTTGTTAAAAGGTTATGGAAGGATGTTAATATGATGTCTCCCTGTTAGTAAATTCGTAAGAATACAGCATTTTAAATGAacacaaacagaaacaaaCTTAACTAAGCAGCAGTATTAACAATACATATCAAGGTAGTATCAGCAAATTGTGGCATGCTGAAAAGACAAACTCACCTTAGCAGTATGAATCTCCAGCTTTCTTGCATCAACAACAACAGGAATTTCTTTGAAGGATACACATGGAACAATTCCAAAAGAAGCAGCTTCCTATAAATTCAAGACAATCTAGAATAGTTTCACctatttaacattataaaaatgaacTCAGTGAAGTAAAATATTCTAGCTTCAGCTCCCTACAGACCTCAAGTAATGAAAAAGCACGAGGGTCGTACTCCCCAAAACCATCAATCAATGAACAGAGATTGGAGCGCTTCAATGCGTCAGCACTAACTCCCAAATTCTCTACTAGTCTCTCTCTTATGTCAGCATTGTAAGGAAGCTGCAAGCatcccaaaacttttgaaacaacTTCCACGGTAGGTATTGTACCAGCAACGATTGCTTCACGGTAGACCATTAAGGCAAGTGACGTCCTAAGGAAAAGAGAAGGTGATTAGAGATGGCTCATATCCCGGGGCGAGAAGTCACGCTTTGCTGTTGATGGTCATATCGAAAAAGGTTCTAATAACTTATGTTGGAAGGGCATTTCCGCCCTTCCAAACCTTGCCTGATCCACCAAAAATTGGATTTTGGTTAGAAACCTAGAACCATTAGCAGTGGCCATTGTGTATAATGGCAGATGATCGGGACCTCACAATATTATACACAAATAATAAGTAATCTTTTGATATCCAAGGAAAAACACAAAatgtgaaattaaaatgaagaattatttttcagtACCAATTTTCTGAAGTGTCTTAAGTAAATTTTGGAATCAACTTAATCAAGAGAATCTAACTTTCTCTTGGAGTCTATGCACCACAATAAAGCcaccaacaaagaaaaatatagacAAGTTCGGAACTTCATCCTCtaacttaatattaaaatattaataaattttataatagcACCCACAAGAATCAATTTTGTTGCAGCCGTACAatgcaattttcttttttccccaaGAAATTGAAGTGTACACAAGAATCGCTATTAACCTAATCAAAATACATATGGCGTCAAGAAGGCCTTCTGTTTTTCGGAAGTATGAAAGCCCAAGATCACATGCTATAAGTTCAACCATAAGTGTTGCTCTCAacagttatatatatatatagcagaCTATTTGCCAGAGACATTATCCTGCTAGAGACAAAGCGTAACATACcacttattttcaatttgtgGCCTTCCCGAGTTGAAAGACAAAACATGCTCGTTGAGGGTTCGAGCCTTCTCATATCTCCTCGAGCACATTCCTTCAAAGATATCACATTATATCTTCAGATTAGAGCTAGATAAATTTAAGGCATCAGAAGGTTTATGCACATAAAAATCTATAACCATTTTCCTTGGAACTCGGAGAAAGAAAGTGATGATCTAAGCCTAGAAAGAGGAACTATGAAAACATAACATCTAGAAGAGCATCGTAGAACTACTAATTAGCTCCCCTAAAACTTACCAATTATACATTTAAACATAACGAGATTAGGGATAACACCATCTTCTTTGGCTTGAGAGAGAAGCATGAGGCCTACCTCGACATCATCCTTTCTACAGCATGTAACTAGTTCTCATAAGTGCTAAGTTCATCagccaaatatatataattaaactcCAGCACAGTTACCTTTCACATGCCACTAAGAGTATTGAGTACGTGATGGTGTTTGGACACAACCCTAAACTTTTCATATCTGATAGAACTTCCATTGTCTTTGGCAATTGATCCCCATCACCTGTGCAgcaagttcttttgttatagaaATATCGCTGTCATATATAATTACGCCACATTTCCAGATAATAACACTATATTCTATTAGAGAGCTTGCCTTTAGTGGTAACTTAATATTGTACCAGAATCAATTTAACCAAGAGGTCTTGTGTTTAAATCTTTGCACTTGATTCCTTCTGTATCAGTCATTTGCATTTGCAACAAGATTGGCGATAAATTTAGTCTTGTACATAAGAGGTGCTGTTAGAGAGCTTAAAACTATTGTTCGGGATCTTACTTAGCAATTTAAGCTTTTATGTCAAGTACTAacctaataaataaatcaatttgtgTCATATATACTTTAAGAATCATGAGAGCTACCGAGTCTCAacaaaaaattctcaaaaccTTGCCACAATTGGTACAATATCACACTTTTTCCACCATTAGTACTTTGTAAAACTTTATACTCAGTTGCATAAtcatcataattcataaaacttgaaagagaaagaacaTTTAGTCTTTATTGTGCAAGCTTCTCCTTCCATCGTCAACAGAAATTTTCAGGTAATTTTTCAAGAAGATCatgttacaaatttttatgtgTATCTGGAAGAAAGGTGAGATAAAGACGCAGACTTACATAATGCAGTGATCAATGCATTCATAGTAGAAACAGTTGGTTTCAGTTTAATGGACTTCATATGTTCGTATAGCTCCAACGCCTTCTGCCAGTTTTTGGCCTGAAATAAAGAACAGAACATTTTGTCGGTGTAGCATAACATATTAACGTAGCAATTTTATATATGCAAATCCATCTCAATAAAGCAGTAGTAGGATGGGAGAAAACTTTTCTAAGCACATCTAGACATATCGCCACATTTGAAAGTTTCaagcaagaaaaatatgtTCAAACCATAGATGAACATAAAAATGAACCACccatgtatatttttaatgtaaaccAACATCTACACCAACTGCCTACATGAGACATACATTGCTACAAGCTCCCATGAGTGAGCTATATGATATTATTCCAACACTTATTCCTTGATTTTTGGCTTCCTGTAAGATTTCAAAGGCAGCCTCCACCTTTCCAGCATGTCCGGCAAAATCTATTAATGCACTGAGAAACACCTGCATTCAAGTAAAAATTGAGAAAGGAATCTTCATGTCATTTTGGGAAGCAAATGTAAAAGCCATATGTTTAACATAAGAAATGGAATAGGTAACCAGATTAATAAATGGAAACCATATGTTAGATCCAAAAATTGCTTTGCCATCTTGTCAAAAGAAAGAGAACTACAACACATGAAACAGAGAACCCTAAACTGTAATTTCTTTAGCTTATCCTACCAACCCGAATATATTACCAAAAATCAGCCACCaaatttatatgattaaatgaCTGTTAACAGATCAAATCTCAAAAGTGGAAGTGTCCAATTTGAACCtagaaataagaaatttaataGCATAAATGATACAGGGGCcagcaaaaattaaaataaaggataCCTCTCCATTGTTAACAGGTTCAAACCTCAAAAGCAGAAATGTTCAATTTGAACCGTGAAGTAAAAAACTTAATGTCATAAAAGATACGCAATAAAGTTGGCTAACAAAGATCAAAATAAAGGATACCTCATCAGGGATCACTCCTTTCTTTGTCATGTCATCATACACACTGCACGCAAACTCCCAATCACCAGTCTGGCTACAACAATTAATAGCAATGGTATACACCTCTGGAGTGCCCTTGATGTTATACTTATGGATCATCTTGTATACTTCACGTGCTCGATCAACCTACAATAAATACATTAATCCCTAGTAGTTTATAAATAGAAATGACgcaatatgtgaatagatgatATACACACCTGACCAGCGTTTGCACAAGCCTTCATTAGTGCACCAATAGTAATGTGATCAGGATCTACAGGATGCACTTCGGCATTCATTTCTGCCAACACATCAAAGGCACGATCAACTGCTCCAGATTGACCACATGCAGTGATAAGTGCGTTGAAAACAACTCGATCAGGCTTCACATTCTACTGAATATAACATGTTTCAGTGCCAAGAATTTATGGAAGAATGCAATGTTGAACTAATCATGAGCAAAATTCccttgttaaaaaatatattgagaAGCAAACTAAGGACttgatagaataaaataaatctatcAAATAATCATACCTTAGACCTCATAATACCATAAGCACCAAACGCCTTAGCTACTTGGCCTGCTTTTGCACAACCATCAATAAGTGCCCCGTATGTATGAACATTTGGCTCTATACCAGCATTAACCATCTCATGAAACACCTAGGGAAACAATGTACCTCAGAACACTTTTATGTTAAACAACATCAATTATCATCAAAACTAAATCATAGAAAAGTAGCTCAACTTATCATCACCAGAAAGAGAGTTTTCACCATTTGTCTAGctgattttaaagaaaaatcactcaaatagaaaaacagGCTAGGATAATCCCAGCCTAGAATTTGGTTAGGCAGAAACAGATAAGGATGGTAACAAAGAAATATTTGTGTGCCTGATTTCGACCCATATTTCTCAGatagaaaaagattaaattatatgacAGAGTTGCCAAGGCAAATAACATGAAGGTGATAACAAGAACCCGTAGAAACAGATTTACTAGTGATAACATAGATCATAAGAAGGTAGAATTAGAGGGACAACTAGCCAAGACCCTGATCACTGAAGGCAATCTAACCCTAGAGAAACTAAATTGAAAGTTTTCATACCTCAAACATTGCATCAACTTTCCCACTTTTGGCACAAGTTGTTATTAGAGTCGTGTAAAGTTTGCAATCAGCTTTGAGTCCAGCCTCTTGGACGAGCCGTAGAACTTGAAAAGCTCCTAAATTTGCATTTAGACATCAGTAAAACACAGAATATCAAGACCAATTAATCACAGCTTCAAGCAAGCCTCAAGCAGGAGCAccaaacaaaaagagaaaagcacTTGGACTTACCCTCTGAATCTTTAGAACTTGCGCACACAGACATCAGCATGTTAAAAGTACTCAAGGTTGGGTTTGGGACGAGtttgaagaaacaaaaagctTCTTTAATAGCCTTTTGACTTTTGCAGACATTAAAAAACCTAGCATGATACACctgaaattaaagaagttacTAAACTAACAACAGTGACCAAGATAATTAAATGTACAAGGTcaagaaaggaaaaaggacAAAAGCCTACCTTATCCATATCCAGCAAACCCTTTCTTTCCATATCTTCCAGCAAATCTATGCACTCACTTATCCTAATAAATCAATCAAGCATAAGCTCATGACCTTTTTAGCGGTATATGGACAGGCATTACATTATTAATGAGCCATCACAGATAAACTGGTTTATCAATTAATCAGTTTGACTAGCAGTTTTCTCATGGCATATTGTCAGGGGAACAAGAAGATAAATAACCAATGTTTCATAATATCAAtgtaaataatgataattaccTCCCTTGTCTTATTAAGCGGTTGTAAGAATGCAGTTGCTCTGAAACATCATGTGCGTAATTTGCATGCTTCCCATTTGGATAAGGGAACTGAAGCATATTTTTGCCACCATCCTGCATCAGATTTATTCTTTCGTTGTTCCTATGAAAGTTCCTGCTTCTTCTTCTGGCTTTAATTTTGTGTGAAGGGCCTTCTCTGTGACATGCAAGACGTATTTTTCCTTCAACGTGCTCTGAATGGAAAAATATGCTTTACATAATGTCAGTACATTGGGACAGCCTGTTTTAATATTTGGGGAAAGTAAAGCAGATAAAGCCATTAATGTCAAACTATAACACTCATCTCAACTATATCAAACTCTTAAAATGATTTAACAACAAAACCTGCAGTTTGAAGAGCTTCCTGCAGTGATAATTCTGGCCCCTTGGGTTCTGTATCCCTCTTCAGTGAGGAAAGGCTGTAGCCATTCAGAGGGGAGGCATGAGAAGATATAGCCTTTACAAACTCTAAGTTTGCAGGGGACTTGAGCACCGATTGACTTGCTCTGCCACATGCAAATTGCTCTTCTCTGACAGATTCTGTTAAGACACCATAAGAGACTGT
This window of the Citrus sinensis cultivar Valencia sweet orange chromosome 8, DVS_A1.0, whole genome shotgun sequence genome carries:
- the LOC102617177 gene encoding auxin-responsive protein SAUR22-like, whose protein sequence is MGIRLPAMIHNAKQILKLHSKDQSGVPKGHVVVYVGELQKTRFVVPISYLNHPSFIDLLNRAEEEFGFNHPMGGLTIPCREDAFINITFN
- the LOC102616378 gene encoding pentatricopeptide repeat-containing protein MRL1, chloroplastic isoform X1 produces the protein MDISIFSPKSQALTLTTTCSSPPPLTWLNPSSSLHPIRRQFLLLRPQTPPPRRKCNSLGLLLHTRSPQFLVKASLRSPPNSVLIAFVVALATFAAFSLAYLNHFLQNRRKNSSKQVSDSKIRGTRQLGSDAVDDIIENQIVRISSGENESLMMEIGGSNQVSEERTEQETTFVPDCTYLTETSVSIGTDSFVSPQECPPFMLSDSGGVQPHSFATEMSELQLGKEKKDIESCESSVLENDAHAEVSVPTVSYGVLTESVREEQFACGRASQSVLKSPANLEFVKAISSHASPLNGYSLSSLKRDTEPKGPELSLQEALQTAEHVEGKIRLACHREGPSHKIKARRRSRNFHRNNERINLMQDGGKNMLQFPYPNGKHANYAHDVSEQLHSYNRLIRQGRISECIDLLEDMERKGLLDMDKVYHARFFNVCKSQKAIKEAFCFFKLVPNPTLSTFNMLMSVCASSKDSEGAFQVLRLVQEAGLKADCKLYTTLITTCAKSGKVDAMFEVFHEMVNAGIEPNVHTYGALIDGCAKAGQVAKAFGAYGIMRSKNVKPDRVVFNALITACGQSGAVDRAFDVLAEMNAEVHPVDPDHITIGALMKACANAGQVDRAREVYKMIHKYNIKGTPEVYTIAINCCSQTGDWEFACSVYDDMTKKGVIPDEVFLSALIDFAGHAGKVEAAFEILQEAKNQGISVGIISYSSLMGACSNAKNWQKALELYEHMKSIKLKPTVSTMNALITALCDGDQLPKTMEVLSDMKSLGLCPNTITYSILLVACERKDDVEVGLMLLSQAKEDGVIPNLVMFKCIIGMCSRRYEKARTLNEHVLSFNSGRPQIENKWTSLALMVYREAIVAGTIPTVEVVSKVLGCLQLPYNADIRERLVENLGVSADALKRSNLCSLIDGFGEYDPRAFSLLEEAASFGIVPCVSFKEIPVVVDARKLEIHTAKVYLLTILKGLRHRLAAGAKLPNVNILLPVEKTQIKSVGGEKTIDIAERTTQAIAALLRRLGLPNQGNGSYGKIRINGLALKRWFQPKLASPFSGKPGELSSLQLGKFITHQQRNIRTGNLSLE
- the LOC102616378 gene encoding pentatricopeptide repeat-containing protein MRL1, chloroplastic isoform X3, which produces MQDGGKNMLQFPYPNGKHANYAHDVSEQLHSYNRLIRQGRISECIDLLEDMERKGLLDMDKVYHARFFNVCKSQKAIKEAFCFFKLVPNPTLSTFNMLMSVCASSKDSEGAFQVLRLVQEAGLKADCKLYTTLITTCAKSGKVDAMFEVFHEMVNAGIEPNVHTYGALIDGCAKAGQVAKAFGAYGIMRSKNVKPDRVVFNALITACGQSGAVDRAFDVLAEMNAEVHPVDPDHITIGALMKACANAGQVDRAREVYKMIHKYNIKGTPEVYTIAINCCSQTGDWEFACSVYDDMTKKGVIPDEVFLSALIDFAGHAGKVEAAFEILQEAKNQGISVGIISYSSLMGACSNAKNWQKALELYEHMKSIKLKPTVSTMNALITALCDGDQLPKTMEVLSDMKSLGLCPNTITYSILLVACERKDDVEVGLMLLSQAKEDGVIPNLVMFKCIIGMCSRRYEKARTLNEHVLSFNSGRPQIENKWTSLALMVYREAIVAGTIPTVEVVSKVLGCLQLPYNADIRERLVENLGVSADALKRSNLCSLIDGFGEYDPRAFSLLEEAASFGIVPCVSFKEIPVVVDARKLEIHTAKVYLLTILKGLRHRLAAGAKLPNVNILLPVEKTQIKSVGGEKTIDIAERTTQAIAALLRRLGLPNQGNGSYGKIRINGLALKRWFQPKLASPFSGKPGELSSLQLGKFITHQQRNIRTGNLSLE
- the LOC102616378 gene encoding pentatricopeptide repeat-containing protein MRL1, chloroplastic isoform X2 — its product is MDISIFSPKSQALTLTTTCSSPPPLTWLNPSSSLHPIRRQFLLLRPQTPPPRRKCNSLGLLLHTRSPQFLVKASLRSPPNSVLIAFVVALATFAAFSLAYLNHFLQNRRKNSSKQVSDSKIRGTRQLGSDAVDDIIENQIVRISSGENESLMMEIGGSNQVSEERTEQETTFVPDCTYLTETSVSIGTDSFVSPQECPPFMLSDSGGVQPHSFATEMSELQLGKEKKDIESCESSVLENDAHAEVSVPTVSYGVLTESVREEQFACGRASQSVLKSPANLEFVKAISSHASPLNGYSLSSLKRDTEPKGPELSLQEALQTAEHVEGKIRLACHREGPSHKIKARRRSRNFHRNNERINLMQDGGKNMLQFPYPNGKHANYAHDVSEQLHSYNRLIRQGRISECIDLLEDMERKGLLDMDKVYHARFFNVCKSQKAIKEAFCFFKLVPNPTLSTFNMLMSVCASSKDSEGAFQVLRLVQEAGLKADCKLYTTLITTCAKSGKVDAMFEVFHEMVNAGIEPNVHTYGALIDGCAKAGQVAKAFGAYGIMRSKNVKPDRVVFNALITACGQSGAVDRAFDVLAEMNAEVHPVDPDHITIGALMKACANAGQVDRAREVYKMIHKYNIKGTPEVYTIAINCCSQTGDWEFACSVYDDMTKKGVIPDEVFLSALIDFAGHAGKVEAAFEILQEAKNQGISVGIISYSSLMGACSNAKNWQKALELYEHMKSIKLKPTVSTMNALITALCDGDQLPKTMEVLSDMKSLGLCPNTITYSILLVACERKDDVEVGLMLLSQAKEDGVIPNLVMFKCIIGMCSRRYEKARTLNEHVLSFNSGRPQIENKWTSLALMVYREAIVAGTIPTVEVVSKVLGCLQLPYNADIRERLVENLGVSADALKRSNLCSLIDGFGEYDPRAFSLLEIVLNL